A region from the Prevotella melaninogenica genome encodes:
- a CDS encoding alpha-2-macroglobulin family protein: MKKSLVILSIIFLLLPITVTAQSFDALWQQVNQAEQKDLPKTQISLLQKIEQKAQKEKAYGQILAASLLASRLQTEIAPDSAEVELNRLKAKAKMVEGKDEVLSAVYNCILGVIGRNEESGNADEYFKKALANPSLLASQKAADFKPLIKIGKNDDIFKGDLLHVIGMQVGNYDKLHSYYKSVGNREAACYTALMGIKEEKESIPKLDSLMQAYSDLPICGEVALKRYACMGEDTPVEEKIAYIDNALVRWASWNRIISLRNARAELTRPMFEVSFDKRNVSSTEKNNWVKLNTRNVSDVIVTVTRTKLSGNHSLSLGDKGDMAKLKASLLPATTQTITRTFTGHKDYEEVKDSFLMPTLPLGVYLIKVETPKKNFTPEYAFYYVSDLYVMSELQPKKKARYVVVNVVDGQPVANATVQATYPNYNDKPSIVKKLVTNKNGEVVFDSERTTPDIYVFTNKDKAFEETQLEGSYDYDKVNYDKMVTQVFTDRGIYRPGQTVHASVIAYQNTKQDYKTKAAGGQTFDMVLKDANYKEIGRKSVTTDRFGTAAADFNLPTSGLTGSFSIYADFGTKGSKRFQVDEYKRPTFDVNFDEYKEKYAVGDSIKLIGRAKSFAGVPVQGAKVHYVVTRNISYWCRFYEGSEEVNEQDVVTDDKGEFVVTVPFVLSDKAKKELKSGKGYRSLFYNFRVEASVTDAAGETHDGFTSLPLGTKEASLSCNIPEKNLRDSLKTIKFNYLNAAGSPVDGTVKYVIVPQQKDKNNYVYSDYKSAKANENVAIKGLTSGAYRLHAICGTDTIDEDFVVFSFDDKRPAIETHDWFYLSGNQFPRDGGPIYMQVGSSDENQYVVYSIFSGNKVIETGSFNQSNSIQTRKFVYKEEYGDEIFLNYAWVKNGVLYAHSERIMRPLPDKSLIVKWKTFRNKLIPGQQEEWTVTINRPDGKTANAQLMATLYDKSLDQFLSNSWNLGNFFSLNYTSVNWESPDYSGLGLSWEANIKPFDVDWLSFSRFDSRFLEDYDTPDAYIYSVTSDRMVSMTRTVKTMAFAKESSMNEVVKVGFGSTKKTEVKFTAPVVKKDEEIKQEKDEPKNVKPSMRENLNETAFFYPQLQTDGKGNVSIKFTLPESLTTWRFMGLAHDEDMNNGFLSDDIIAQKTLMVQPNMPRFVRMGDEAMVSTRLFNQSEKDINAKAKVEILDPATEKVLFADSKAVVLKAQGSGSAAYSLASLLAKNANKLTADQSLLVVRFTVEGDGFSDGEQHYLSVLQNKEYVTNTYPFTQNDAGVKTINVGKLFPKKSTDQKLTVEYTNNPNWLMIQALPYVADANEKNAISLVSAYYANSLGKQIMSTSPAIKQTIEQWKKETGKETSMMSALEKNQELKSLTLDETPWVMDAKNETEQKQQLVRFFDENQLQNKLTSTFSSLKKLQNSDGSFSWWPGMKGSLYMTVAVTKTLVRLQNLTSPNPEVTKMINASFRFMDKMVAKCVAEMKRDEKRYNTILFPSDDLCDYLYTNALFYHDRATNDIKYLIDRLAKKPTDLTIYGKANTAVILQQYGKIEKAREYLQSIKEYTVYTEEMGRYFDSKNAYYSWRDYKIPTEVAAIEAIKTITPTDSKTLVEMQRWLLQEKRTQAWDTPLNSVNAIWAFMNNGNWLMQNGEHATLMLDNKPLQTTQPTAGLGYVKATQSVDFQSTENHDLVISKASTGTSWGAVYAQFFQTSTDISDASSGLKIKREVMVDSVLLKRGKNLKVGDKVRIRLTIIADRDYDFVQVVDKRAACLEPVSPLSGYRWGYYIAPKDYTTNYYFDQMAKGKHVVETEYYIDRAGVYQTGTCTAQCAYAPEYSGHTGADVIQVDE, translated from the coding sequence ATGAAAAAGTCACTTGTCATTTTATCAATTATATTTTTGTTGTTGCCTATCACAGTAACAGCACAGAGTTTTGATGCTTTGTGGCAACAAGTAAATCAAGCTGAGCAAAAGGACTTACCAAAGACACAAATCAGTTTGTTGCAGAAGATTGAACAGAAAGCACAGAAAGAGAAAGCCTATGGGCAAATCTTGGCAGCAAGTCTGTTAGCATCAAGGTTACAGACAGAGATTGCACCCGACTCTGCTGAGGTAGAGTTAAATCGATTGAAGGCAAAGGCAAAGATGGTAGAAGGTAAGGATGAAGTCTTGTCGGCTGTCTACAACTGTATCTTGGGTGTGATAGGACGGAATGAAGAAAGTGGAAATGCTGACGAATACTTCAAGAAGGCACTTGCTAACCCTTCTCTACTGGCAAGTCAGAAAGCAGCCGACTTTAAGCCTTTGATAAAGATAGGTAAAAACGATGATATCTTTAAGGGTGACCTACTGCATGTTATTGGTATGCAGGTGGGTAACTACGACAAATTACATAGCTATTATAAAAGCGTTGGAAACCGTGAGGCTGCTTGTTACACGGCATTGATGGGAATAAAGGAAGAGAAAGAGAGTATTCCAAAGCTCGACTCACTCATGCAGGCGTATAGCGACTTACCGATATGTGGAGAAGTTGCGTTGAAGCGTTATGCTTGTATGGGAGAAGATACTCCGGTTGAGGAAAAGATAGCTTATATTGATAATGCACTTGTCCGTTGGGCATCATGGAATAGAATCATATCATTGCGTAATGCTCGTGCAGAACTGACAAGACCGATGTTTGAAGTGAGTTTCGATAAGCGTAATGTTAGTTCAACGGAGAAGAATAACTGGGTTAAGCTGAATACGCGCAATGTATCGGATGTAATCGTAACGGTTACGCGTACGAAACTATCAGGTAATCATTCTCTCAGTCTTGGAGATAAAGGCGACATGGCTAAGTTGAAGGCAAGTCTGTTGCCTGCTACAACGCAGACGATAACCCGTACTTTCACTGGTCATAAGGATTATGAAGAGGTGAAAGACTCTTTCTTAATGCCTACATTACCTTTGGGTGTTTACCTCATTAAGGTAGAGACGCCTAAAAAGAATTTTACACCAGAATATGCTTTCTACTATGTTAGTGACCTCTATGTAATGAGCGAACTACAGCCAAAGAAGAAAGCACGGTATGTTGTTGTCAATGTTGTGGATGGTCAACCAGTAGCAAATGCAACGGTTCAGGCTACCTATCCAAATTATAATGATAAACCTTCTATCGTCAAGAAACTGGTTACGAACAAGAATGGAGAGGTTGTTTTTGACTCGGAAAGAACTACCCCTGACATCTATGTCTTTACGAATAAGGATAAAGCCTTTGAAGAAACTCAACTGGAGGGGTCGTATGATTACGACAAGGTGAACTATGACAAGATGGTAACTCAGGTCTTCACGGATAGAGGTATCTATCGTCCTGGACAGACGGTGCATGCATCTGTCATCGCTTATCAGAACACAAAGCAAGACTATAAGACTAAGGCTGCAGGCGGTCAGACCTTCGATATGGTTTTGAAAGATGCCAATTATAAGGAGATAGGACGTAAGTCAGTAACCACCGACCGTTTCGGTACTGCTGCAGCAGACTTTAATCTTCCAACAAGTGGACTGACTGGTAGTTTCTCTATTTATGCTGATTTTGGAACAAAAGGATCTAAGCGTTTCCAAGTAGATGAGTATAAGCGTCCAACGTTTGATGTAAACTTTGACGAGTATAAGGAGAAGTATGCTGTCGGTGATTCTATCAAGTTGATTGGTCGTGCCAAGAGTTTTGCTGGTGTACCTGTACAAGGTGCAAAGGTGCATTATGTCGTTACACGTAATATAAGCTATTGGTGTCGCTTCTATGAAGGGAGTGAGGAAGTGAATGAACAAGATGTTGTCACAGATGACAAGGGAGAGTTTGTTGTTACCGTGCCTTTTGTCTTATCTGACAAAGCCAAGAAAGAACTGAAGTCTGGTAAGGGTTATCGTTCACTTTTCTATAACTTTAGAGTTGAGGCTTCGGTGACTGATGCCGCAGGTGAGACACATGACGGTTTTACTTCATTGCCATTAGGAACAAAGGAGGCAAGTCTTTCTTGCAATATTCCTGAGAAGAATCTGCGTGACAGTCTTAAAACGATTAAGTTTAATTATCTGAACGCTGCAGGATCTCCTGTTGATGGCACTGTGAAGTATGTAATTGTGCCACAGCAGAAGGATAAGAATAATTATGTTTATAGCGATTACAAGTCCGCAAAGGCAAATGAGAATGTTGCTATAAAGGGTTTGACTTCTGGTGCTTATCGTCTACATGCTATTTGCGGAACAGATACGATAGATGAGGACTTTGTCGTCTTCTCTTTTGATGATAAGCGTCCAGCTATTGAGACACATGACTGGTTCTATCTGAGTGGAAACCAATTCCCTCGCGATGGTGGTCCTATCTATATGCAGGTGGGTTCAAGTGATGAGAATCAGTATGTTGTTTATTCTATCTTCTCAGGTAATAAAGTGATTGAAACAGGTTCTTTCAATCAAAGCAATAGTATACAGACACGCAAGTTTGTCTATAAGGAAGAGTATGGTGATGAGATATTTCTTAATTATGCTTGGGTAAAGAATGGCGTTCTATATGCTCATTCAGAGAGGATTATGCGTCCGTTACCAGATAAGAGCTTAATTGTGAAATGGAAGACCTTCCGTAATAAACTTATCCCGGGTCAGCAGGAGGAATGGACAGTAACCATTAATCGTCCTGATGGCAAGACTGCCAATGCTCAACTGATGGCAACGCTTTATGACAAGAGTCTTGATCAGTTCTTGTCTAATTCATGGAACTTGGGCAACTTCTTCTCGCTTAACTATACATCTGTTAATTGGGAGAGTCCTGACTATTCTGGTTTGGGTCTTTCATGGGAAGCTAATATCAAACCTTTTGATGTAGACTGGTTGTCTTTCTCGAGATTTGATAGTCGCTTCTTAGAAGATTATGATACGCCAGATGCTTATATTTATTCAGTAACATCAGACCGAATGGTAAGCATGACACGTACCGTTAAGACAATGGCTTTTGCAAAGGAATCTTCTATGAATGAGGTCGTTAAGGTTGGCTTCGGATCTACAAAGAAAACGGAAGTGAAATTTACTGCTCCTGTTGTTAAGAAAGATGAAGAGATAAAACAAGAGAAGGACGAACCGAAGAATGTAAAGCCTTCTATGCGTGAGAATCTCAATGAGACTGCCTTCTTCTATCCACAGTTGCAGACGGATGGAAAGGGTAATGTAAGTATTAAGTTTACGCTTCCAGAGAGCCTTACTACTTGGCGTTTCATGGGATTGGCACACGATGAGGATATGAACAATGGTTTCCTTTCAGATGATATCATTGCTCAGAAGACATTGATGGTGCAACCTAATATGCCTCGCTTCGTCCGTATGGGTGATGAGGCAATGGTGTCTACTCGTTTGTTCAACCAGTCTGAGAAGGATATCAATGCTAAGGCAAAGGTTGAAATCCTTGACCCTGCAACTGAGAAGGTGCTCTTTGCAGACAGTAAAGCTGTTGTCTTGAAAGCGCAGGGTAGTGGCTCAGCAGCTTATAGCTTAGCTTCATTGTTGGCGAAGAATGCCAATAAGCTTACAGCTGACCAGTCCTTACTTGTTGTTCGCTTCACGGTTGAGGGCGATGGTTTCTCTGATGGTGAGCAACATTACCTCTCAGTACTTCAGAATAAGGAGTATGTAACAAACACCTATCCATTCACACAGAATGATGCTGGGGTGAAGACGATTAATGTTGGTAAGCTTTTCCCAAAGAAGAGTACGGATCAGAAGCTGACAGTAGAGTACACCAATAACCCTAATTGGCTGATGATTCAGGCATTGCCTTATGTGGCAGATGCAAATGAAAAGAATGCAATCAGTCTTGTTTCGGCTTATTATGCAAATAGTTTGGGTAAGCAGATCATGAGTACTTCCCCAGCAATTAAGCAGACTATTGAGCAATGGAAGAAGGAAACAGGTAAGGAAACCTCTATGATGTCGGCTTTGGAGAAGAATCAAGAACTCAAGTCTTTGACACTTGACGAGACTCCTTGGGTGATGGATGCTAAGAATGAAACCGAACAGAAACAGCAACTCGTGCGTTTCTTCGATGAGAATCAGTTGCAGAACAAGTTGACATCAACATTCTCAAGTCTAAAGAAACTGCAAAACTCTGATGGTTCGTTCTCTTGGTGGCCAGGAATGAAGGGAAGTCTTTATATGACTGTTGCGGTGACGAAGACACTTGTTCGTTTGCAAAACCTTACAAGTCCTAACCCAGAGGTTACGAAGATGATTAACGCTTCTTTCCGATTTATGGATAAGATGGTGGCAAAGTGTGTGGCTGAGATGAAGCGTGATGAGAAGAGGTATAATACGATACTCTTCCCATCTGATGACCTTTGTGATTATCTTTACACCAATGCTTTGTTCTATCATGACCGAGCTACAAATGACATAAAGTATCTCATTGATCGCTTGGCTAAGAAGCCTACGGACTTAACCATCTATGGCAAAGCGAATACGGCAGTAATTCTTCAGCAGTATGGTAAGATTGAGAAGGCACGTGAATATCTCCAGAGTATTAAGGAATATACAGTTTATACAGAGGAGATGGGACGTTACTTTGATTCTAAAAACGCTTATTATAGCTGGCGTGATTATAAGATTCCAACAGAGGTGGCTGCTATTGAGGCAATAAAGACAATTACTCCTACTGATAGTAAGACTCTTGTTGAAATGCAGCGTTGGCTCTTGCAGGAGAAGCGTACGCAGGCTTGGGATACACCATTGAACTCGGTGAATGCTATTTGGGCATTTATGAATAATGGCAACTGGTTGATGCAGAATGGAGAGCATGCTACGTTGATGCTTGATAATAAGCCATTGCAAACAACACAGCCTACGGCAGGATTGGGTTATGTGAAAGCTACGCAGTCTGTTGATTTCCAATCGACTGAGAATCATGATTTAGTTATCAGCAAGGCAAGCACTGGCACAAGTTGGGGCGCTGTCTATGCGCAGTTCTTCCAGACATCAACAGATATCTCCGATGCTTCATCTGGCTTGAAGATTAAGCGCGAGGTAATGGTTGATAGTGTGCTGTTGAAGAGAGGTAAGAACCTTAAAGTTGGTGATAAGGTGCGTATCCGTTTGACGATCATTGCCGACCGTGATTACGACTTTGTGCAGGTTGTTGACAAGCGTGCTGCCTGCCTTGAGCCTGTTAGTCCGTTGAGTGGTTATCGTTGGGGATATTACATTGCTCCAAAGGATTACACGACTAATTACTACTTCGACCAGATGGCAAAGGGTAAGCATGTCGTTGAGACAGAATATTATATTGACCGAGCAGGTGTTTATCAGACAGGAACCTGCACTGCGCAATGTGCATACGCACCTGAATATAGTGGACATACAGGTGCAGATGTTATTCAAGTAGACGAGTAG
- a CDS encoding carboxypeptidase-like regulatory domain-containing protein: MTKGKSTCKLLKDIRQQIADANGISYQPKECHHKGDCAGTCPACEAEIRYLEAQLRERKRKGWGMKVAGLAAGLCVATVPLTSCQNTPKDCNVENKAQDSIDMPVMGEKVVIPKALTTDLKNAIVISGQVLDASTGKAASEVNVMILGGKKRLSLGEDGRFALQVNRSDTLVFSSYGFEDKVIAVESVRNPNDMVVRLEPSLALVGDVEDISYLEKELSDSTAPQSHKEKCNQK; encoded by the coding sequence ATGACAAAAGGAAAAAGTACTTGTAAGCTATTGAAGGATATTCGGCAGCAGATAGCGGATGCGAATGGTATCAGTTATCAGCCTAAAGAGTGTCATCACAAGGGGGATTGTGCGGGTACTTGTCCTGCTTGTGAGGCGGAGATACGCTATTTAGAGGCACAGTTACGAGAACGGAAACGCAAGGGGTGGGGCATGAAAGTGGCTGGCTTGGCAGCTGGACTTTGTGTTGCAACTGTTCCGCTTACATCATGTCAGAATACTCCAAAGGACTGTAATGTTGAGAATAAAGCTCAGGATTCTATAGATATGCCAGTTATGGGCGAGAAGGTAGTTATACCCAAAGCACTCACAACAGATTTGAAGAACGCTATCGTTATTAGTGGGCAAGTGTTGGATGCTTCTACAGGTAAGGCTGCTTCTGAAGTTAATGTTATGATATTAGGAGGTAAGAAGAGACTATCTTTGGGCGAAGATGGAAGGTTTGCATTGCAGGTTAATCGCAGTGACACCCTTGTGTTTTCATCTTATGGGTTTGAGGATAAGGTGATCGCTGTGGAGTCTGTTCGTAATCCTAATGATATGGTTGTCCGTTTAGAACCCTCTCTTGCCTTAGTCGGGGACGTAGAAGATATCAGCTATTTAGAGAAAGAGTTATCCGACAGCACAGCACCGCAATCACATAAAGAGAAATGCAATCAGAAGTAA
- a CDS encoding radical SAM protein: MQSEVTAPFIAINRHRLTTDGEGVTTLVAFHGCPLHCQYCLNAQCLQADGVWCRLTPGELYSEVEIDDLYFVATGGGICFGGGEPLLRSDFIKAFAEIMNPEWKLTIETSLNVPLENVKAIASLVQMWYVDIKDMNPDIYKAYGCKENKQVVSNLQWLAANGYADKVIIRLPLIPEYNTDEDRQRSQQQLEDMGFTNFDKFNYIVR; the protein is encoded by the coding sequence ATGCAATCAGAAGTAACAGCACCGTTTATCGCCATTAATCGGCACAGACTCACTACTGATGGAGAAGGCGTAACAACATTGGTTGCCTTTCATGGTTGTCCGCTTCATTGCCAGTACTGCTTAAACGCTCAGTGCTTGCAGGCTGATGGTGTATGGTGCAGGCTGACGCCCGGTGAGTTGTATAGTGAGGTGGAGATAGACGACCTTTACTTTGTGGCAACGGGTGGCGGTATCTGTTTTGGCGGTGGTGAACCCCTTTTACGTTCAGACTTCATTAAAGCCTTTGCCGAGATAATGAATCCCGAATGGAAGTTGACAATAGAGACATCGCTCAACGTACCGCTTGAGAATGTCAAAGCTATTGCCTCGTTGGTGCAGATGTGGTATGTAGATATAAAGGACATGAACCCTGATATCTACAAAGCGTATGGATGTAAAGAGAATAAGCAGGTAGTTAGTAATCTTCAATGGTTAGCAGCGAACGGATATGCTGATAAGGTAATTATCCGTCTACCCTTGATACCTGAATATAATACAGATGAAGACCGTCAGCGAAGCCAACAACAGTTGGAAGATATGGGCTTTACAAACTTTGATAAGTTTAATTATATTGTGCGGTAG
- a CDS encoding carboxypeptidase-like regulatory domain-containing protein: MAKGKSTCKLLKDIRQQIADANGISYQPKECHHKGDCAGTCPACEEEIRYLERELRARKGNGFGMKVAGIAAGICATVMPMTAAAQNVKPDSTSNLPVRTAKKDSVKVVDLSEGCASPVVVRGMVIGSDDKEPLIGAFILIEGTNKGVATNIDGLFALKLPPDTSLVISFIGYKQKTVSVSSLLRSDDNVIVLEAYDVSVIVGGIGSVLPNYDDVYGHRTYKPKSHKEKNKKKCK, translated from the coding sequence ATGGCAAAAGGGAAGAGTACTTGTAAGCTACTGAAGGATATTCGGCAGCAGATAGCGGATGCGAACGGTATCAGTTATCAGCCTAAAGAGTGTCACCACAAGGGGGATTGTGCAGGTACTTGTCCTGCTTGTGAGGAAGAAATACGTTATCTTGAACGTGAATTAAGAGCACGTAAGGGTAATGGCTTCGGTATGAAGGTAGCTGGTATCGCTGCAGGTATTTGTGCTACGGTAATGCCAATGACTGCTGCTGCGCAAAATGTTAAGCCCGATAGTACTTCTAATCTTCCTGTGCGTACAGCCAAGAAAGATTCTGTAAAGGTAGTAGACCTTTCTGAAGGTTGTGCATCACCTGTAGTTGTACGTGGAATGGTCATTGGTAGTGATGATAAAGAACCATTGATAGGAGCTTTTATCTTAATAGAGGGAACAAACAAGGGTGTGGCAACAAATATAGATGGTTTGTTTGCTTTGAAGTTACCACCAGATACTTCGTTGGTTATTTCATTCATTGGTTACAAGCAGAAAACGGTTAGTGTAAGTTCTCTTTTGCGTTCAGATGATAATGTTATTGTACTGGAAGCCTATGATGTGTCGGTGATAGTAGGAGGAATTGGATCTGTTTTACCAAACTACGATGATGTGTATGGTCATAGGACTTATAAGCCGAAGTCGCATAAGGAGAAGAATAAAAAGAAGTGTAAGTAA
- a CDS encoding 4-hydroxy-3-methylbut-2-enyl diphosphate reductase — MLQIEIDNGSGFCFGVTTAIKKAEEELAKGTKLYCLGDIVHNSMEVERLTKKGLITINHEQMRTLHNVKVLLRAHGEPPETYELAKRNNIEIIDATCPVVLALQRRIKTQYEKERQPSYLISSMSDTPLREPSKLRSVAQDSAAVSLPPAVGEGQAPSESSSIVIFGKNGHAEVLGLVGQTHSHAIVIEKFEDVKALDFNHDIYLYSQTTKSLDEFHKIIDYIQSHISPHAKFQSFDTICRQVANRMPNISTFAARHDLILFVAGRKSSNGKVLFHECLSVNPNSHQVESADEIDMSWFDGVETVGICGATSTPKWLMEECRDEILRHQRNP, encoded by the coding sequence ATGCTTCAGATAGAGATAGATAATGGTAGTGGCTTTTGCTTCGGTGTGACCACTGCTATTAAGAAAGCCGAAGAAGAATTGGCAAAGGGTACCAAGCTCTATTGCTTAGGTGACATCGTACACAACAGTATGGAGGTGGAACGCCTTACGAAGAAAGGACTCATTACCATCAACCACGAGCAGATGCGCACGTTGCACAACGTGAAAGTACTGCTGCGTGCCCACGGTGAACCCCCCGAGACCTACGAACTGGCGAAGCGCAACAACATTGAGATTATTGATGCCACATGCCCCGTTGTGCTTGCCTTGCAGCGTCGTATCAAGACACAATACGAGAAAGAGCGACAACCCTCATATCTCATCTCCTCAATGAGCGACACCCCTCTCCGAGAGCCTTCCAAGCTAAGGTCCGTAGCGCAAGACAGCGCCGCCGTATCACTCCCCCCAGCAGTAGGCGAGGGGCAGGCACCGAGCGAAAGCTCCTCCATCGTCATCTTTGGCAAGAACGGTCACGCAGAGGTGTTAGGACTTGTTGGTCAGACCCATAGCCACGCCATCGTCATAGAGAAGTTTGAAGATGTGAAAGCCTTAGATTTCAATCATGACATCTACCTTTACTCGCAGACGACGAAGAGCTTAGACGAGTTCCATAAGATCATTGACTACATCCAAAGTCACATCTCACCCCATGCCAAGTTCCAGAGCTTCGATACAATCTGTCGCCAGGTAGCCAACCGAATGCCCAACATCTCAACCTTTGCTGCCCGTCACGACCTAATCCTCTTTGTTGCTGGTCGAAAGAGTTCCAACGGCAAGGTTCTCTTTCACGAATGTTTGAGTGTAAACCCAAATTCCCATCAGGTTGAGAGTGCGGATGAAATCGATATGAGTTGGTTTGATGGTGTCGAGACTGTCGGAATCTGTGGGGCTACGAGTACGCCAAAATGGCTAATGGAAGAGTGTCGTGACGAGATACTTCGCCATCAGCGAAACCCATAA